The Gehongia tenuis sequence ACTTCGAGGGCACCGGCAAGGACCGGCTGCTCCGGATGGTCTACTTCCAGGACCGAACCGAGGTGTATGTGTGCAGCGAGCTTTTCATCGAGCGCCGGACCTTCTATGCCTGGAAAAACGAGGTGGTGCTCTATGCCGCGTTCCTCGCCGTGCAAAGGGGCATCCTCGCCTTCCCGGACAGCCGGCTTCATCAGCGCTCCCGCCAGCTCCATCAGGATACCGGCACACTGCGCGTTTGAAGGAGGGCTTCGCTTGAACGAGCGGCAAAAAATTTTCCTGGACGCCTTTGTGGAGGGGGGCTCCCTCCCTGAGGCGGCCCGGGCGGCGGGGTACTCGGACAGCTATGCCGTCAAGGTGCTGTCCGATCCTCTGGCCAAAGAGTATGTGAAAGAACACGCCGGCGCCGCGCTCTATCAGCGGGCGCTGAAGTTTTATGCCGGGATCGTCTCCGGCGAGATCACCGAACAGGTGGTGGTCGCGGACAAGATGGACGGCCAGACCATCCACCGCGTGCTGGACAAGCTGCCCGCCGTTAAGGACCGCATCCGCGCCGGGGAGATCATTTTGCAGATGGTGGGCCAGGAGGGGGATGACGGCGGCGCCGGTGACGCCGGACTGCCCGCCGTGGATTATGACGGCGGCATCGCCGCGGAAGAGCCGCGCCCACCGGAGCAGCCGGAATCAGAAAATGCCGGATTGGATCGGGACGGGTGAGGTCGAGGCGGGGAAAGGTCGGAAGGCTGGACAGGGTTAAGAGCGATCGGGAGGCCGGGGACAGCGGTAAGGCTGGACAGGGTTGAGAGCGGTTGGGAGGCCGGGGACAGCGGCAAGGCCGGACAGGGTTGAGAGCGGTTGGGAGGCCGGGGACAGCGGCAAGGCCGGGGGACGGGAGAAGCCGGCACGGGAAATGGGACCGGGTGCGGCTGGATGGGACGGACCGAGCGGTAAGGCCGGGGGTCGGGAGAAGCTCGCACGGGAAGTGGGACCGGGTGCGGCTGGATGGGATGGACCGGGCGGTAAGGCCGGAGGTCGGGAGAAGCCGGCACGGGAAATGGAGGCGGCCACTGGCCGCGTGCGGAGATGAGGTGTTTGAAAATGGGATGGGATGGACCGGGCGGTAAGGCCGGGGGTCGGGAGAAGCTCGCACGGGAATTGGAGGCGGCCACTGGCCGCGTGCGGTGGGTGGAGGGGTTCCGGGAGGTCAACGCTTCCACCAAACGCTACCGCGTTCTCATGGGCTCCGCCGGTTCCGGCAAGTCCATGAACGTCGCGCAGGACCTCATCGGCAAGCTGTCCAACCCCAAATTCGCCGGCGCGAACCTTTTGGTTGTCCGCAAGCTGGAGGAGGCCAACCGCGCTTCCACGCTGCCTCAGCTCATTCAGGCCGCAAAGGCCTTCTACGGCAGTGAGTGGCACCGCGCCTGGTCCGTTCGCCGGGAGCCCCTCGCCATGACATGCAGGGTCACCGGCTGCCAGATCCTCTTCGCGGGCATGAACGATCTCAGGCAGCGGGAGAAAATCAAGTCCGTCGCCTTTGAACGGGGCAAGCTCACCTTCATCTGGGTGGAGGAGGCCACCGAGCTTTCCGAAGCCGATTTCGACATCCTGGACGACAGGCTCCGCGGCGTTCTGCCCCGGGGCTTGTATTACCAGATTACGTTAACCTTTAACCCCGTTTCCGCCAGCCACTGGCTGAAGAGCCGTTTCTTCGATCATCCCGATCCCGCGGCGCTGGTTCACCGTTCCAATTACCGGGACAACCCCTTCATGGACGCGGCCTACCACCGCAGGATGGAGATGCGGAAAAAGCGGGACCCGGAGGGGTACCGGGTGTATGGTCTCGGGGAGTGGGGCGGCACGGAAAAAATGGTGCTGCCCCACTATCAGGTGCGGGCGTTCGACCGGGACCGGGAACGCTTCGACCGGGTGGTGCTGGGCCAGGATTTCGGGTTCAATCACGCCAACGCCATCCTGGAGGTGGGCATGAAGGACGGCGGGGTGTATGTGATGCGGGAGCTGGTGCTCCGGGGGCTGGACACGGCGGCCATCATTGAACGGGCGACGGCGGCCGGGGTGCCGAAGGATCTGGCGATGATCTGCGACAGCGCCGAGCCGGACCGCATCGCCAGCTGGCGGGCCGCCGGGTTCCGGGCCAGGCCGGTGAAAAAGGGCGCCGGTTCGGTGCTGGCCCAGCTGGACTATCTACGCGGACGGGAGCTCGTCATCCATCCCCAGTGTGTGCATCTCATCCGCGAGCTGGCCGGGTATGTATGGAAGAAGGACCCGCTCACCGGCGCGCTGCTGGACGAGCCCGCACCCGCTCCCGACGACGCCATCGCCGCGCTGCGCTATGCCGTCGATGAGGTGCGCAGAGGTCCCAATTTTACCTTCTAGGCTTCTAATAGAAAAAAATTTTTTGCCCTCTGGACGGACCTGCAAACCCCTGAATTGTATGGAATTTCGCGATATTGGTTATACTTTTATAACCATTTATGACTATAGTATTGTGACCGGCTTAGGTCTATGATGGGGAAAAGGAGGCCTGCCATGTTCCGCATCGAAAACGACTTTAAGAGCCCGAATGTTCCCCGTACCATCCGATTCACCGATCGACTCTTTGAAGAACTTACCGCCGCTGCCCAGGAAAATGGCGTCTCCTTCAATCGCCTGGTCTTGCAATGCTGCCGCTATGCGCTGGATCATTTGGACAGGGACGATCCTGAATAGTTTTTTCCTTTCCCCCGCTTCGTTTTTGACGGCGTTTTTGTGCGTCGTCATTTTTTGTAACCATTTTTTAATTACCGATATGCACATTACCTTTATTACAAATGTGAACTATAATGGAGAAAAAGGTGAAGGGGGTCTTTAAATGGAAAAATTCAAGATCGTTAAGTCCAGCGAAAGGATTACTTCCATCAATCGGACCATCCGCTTGAGCCCGGAAAGCTTCGACCGCCTTTCCTCCTTGAGCCAGCAAAGCGGGGTCTCCTTTAATAGGCTTGTTAATCAGTGTATTGCCTATGCGCTCCAAAACCTCGAGGAAGATTGATGTCTTCTCCGCACCAGAAAACAGTGGCAGCAGCCACTGTTTTTTTTGTGGGGAAAAATCGGGGGGCGAAGCGGGCGAGGGGATGGGAGACGGAGGTTTGGACGGGATGGAGGAGCGGGTGGAGCGCGGGAGATGGAGGAGAAGGATCGGACGAGGGAGACGGGGGGTGGATGGGATGGACCGGGCGAGGAGCCGGAGCAGGGGGGAGCCGGCACGCGAAAGGGGAGCGGCTACTGGCCGCAAGATGGGGGTGTTTGAAGACGGAATCGGATGGACCGGGTGAGGAGATGGGAGACGGGGGGTGGATGGGATGGACCGGGTGAGGAGCCGGAGCACGGGAGGAGCCGGCACGCGAAAGGGAAGCGGCTACCAGCCGCAAGATGGGGGTGTTTGAAGACGGAATCGGATGGACCGGGTGAGGGGATGGGAGACGGGGGGAGCCGGCACGCGAAAGGGAAGCGGCTACCAGCCGCAAGTGCAGCGCCAATGCGGTACGCCAAAATGATAGGCTATCCTTGAAAGTAATGCAAGGGAGGAATCATTCTTGTTCTTATCCCAAACCGATGTGGTTCAGGCCGCCCTCGAGGCCCATGCGCCCATGTCCCTTGAGCAGATCCTGCTCACCGAAATCCGCGAGTTTGAAGGCTCCGCTAAACGGCGCTTCATGCTCCAGGGCATGGCCTACTACCGGGGGGAAAACGACATCCTCTTGAAGCACCGCACGGGCATCGGCGAGGACGGCTATGAAACCGTCATCCAAAATCTCGCCAACAACCGCATCGCCCACGGCTTCATTCAAAAACTGGTGGATCAAAAGAAGGATTACCTCCTTTCCCGGCCCATCAGCATTGACTGCCGGGATCCCCATCAGCAGCGCCATCTCACCGACTTCTTTGACCGCGAGTTCATGCGGGTTTTGAAAAACGTCGGCGCCAGCGCCGTGGTGGAGGGCGAGGCCTATTTGCAGGTGTTCTACGACCCGGAAGGGCGGCTCCGGACCATGCTCATCCCCGCATCCCAGGTCATTCCCTTTTTCGAGGATGAGGACGGCGAGCTGGGCGGGCTGATCCGCTTCTACGATCTTGAAGGCTATGAGGGCCGGCACAAGATCCTTCAGCGAAAGGTGGAGTACTGGCACAGGGACGGCGTGGACCGCTACCGCGAGGAGGGCGGCCGCCTCATCCTGGAGGGCCGGGAGGGCCACTTCACGGTGGAGGGAAAACCGGCCTGCTTCGGCAGGGTGCCCTTCGTGGTGTTCCGCTACAACGCCCTGGGAAGGCCGCTTATCGCAAATCTCAAGGCGCTGGTGGATGAATACGACAAACGGGTTTCCCAGCGGGCGGACAGCCTCGAGGATCTGCCCAATTCGGTGTACGTGCTCAAAAATTTCGACGGGGAAAATCTCGGGGAGTTCCGGAAGAACCTGATGAGCTACCGGGCGGTGAAGGTCTCCGGCGACGGCGGCGTGGATACGCTGTCCCTGCCCGGGGACGGCGATTCGCTGGAGGATCATCTGAAGCGGCTTAGAAAGGATATCTACGAGTTCGGGCGGGGCGTGGATACCCAGAGCGAACGCTTCGGCGCAAGTCCCTCCGGCGTCGCGCTGAAGTTCCTCTACGCCGATCTGGACATGGACGCCTCCGAGATGGAGAGCGAGTTCCAGGCCGCCCTGCACCGCCTGCTCTGGTTCGTGAATTTCCACATCCGCACCTGCTTCGGCGAGGATTTTGACGGCAAGCCTGTGGAGTTCGTCCTGAACCGCGACATCCTCATCAATGAGACCGATGCCATTGACAACTGTGTCAAGTCCGTGGGCATCCTCTCCGAACGGACCATTCTGGCCAACCATCCCTGGGTTGTGCAGGTGGAGCTGGAGGAGGCCAGGAAGCTGGAGGATGAGGCGAAGGCCGGAGAGGCTGAACGCGAAGGGCCGGGAGCGGAGAAGCCCGGGGACGGAGAGACGATGAACCGGAAGAAGGCCGGGGCGAAGGGACCGGGCGGCGCGGCAGGCGAAGCCGGGACCGGAGCCGGCAAGAAGGCCGGGGCGAAGCCCGGGGCCGGAGATACGATGAACCGGAAAAAGGCCGGGGCGACGGACGGCGCGGAAAGCAAAGACGGAACCGAAGCCGGGAAGAAGGGCGAGGCGAAGCCCGGCGACGTATGCACGGAATACCTGGCCCCCGGCCGGCGCCTGAGGCCAAGACCTAAGGGCACCGTCCCCTACTCGGGAATTACCGGTACGGATCCTTTTCTGTCCGGTTTCCATAAACGACTGATTTAGGAGGCATTACAAATGGCTGTGAACTATGCAACAAAATACGCCGGCGCTGTGGACGAACGCTTTCGTCTGAGCGCACTGACCACCCCCGCGGTGAACGATTCCTTTGACTGGACCGGCGCAAAAACCGTTCAGGTCTACTCCATTCCCACGGTGGCCATGTCCGACTACTCCCGCACCGGTACGGCCCGCTACGGCACCCCCAGCGAGCTCGACAACACCCTGCAGGAGCTTACCCTCGCCAAGGACCGCGGGTTCGCTTTCATCATCGACCGCGGCAACTACAACGATACGGCGATGACCAATGCCGCAGGCGAGGCGCTGCAGCGTCAGGTGGAAGAGGTTGTCATCCCGGAGATCGACACCTACCGCCTTTCCAAGATGGCCGCCGGCACCGGCACCACCAAGACGGAGACGGTCACCTCCAGCAATGCTTACGATCTTTTCCTGGAGGCCTGCGGCACCCTCTCCGACAACAAGGTTCCCCTGGAGGGCCGCGTCGCCTTCGTAAACCCCGCCTTCTACAAGGCCATCAAGCAGGACGGGAGCTTCGTGAAGGGTTCGGATATGGCCCATGAGATGCTCAGCCACGGCGTGGTGGGCATGGTGGACGGCGTGAGCCTCATTCAGGTGCCCACCTCCTACATGCCCGAGGGCACCACCCTCATCATGGCCCATCCCCTTTGCACCACCGCACCGGTCAAGCTGGCCGACTACAAGATCCATGACAACCCTCCGGGCATCAACGGATGGCTGATCGAGGGCCGGGTGTACTACGATGCCTTCGTGCTCACCAGCAAGAAGAAGGGCATCTACATCGTCAAGAACGCGGCGGCCCAGCAGCCCAGCGGCGACGCTTAAAAGGAGGGGCATATGACGAAGGATGAAGCGGTTGTGGCGGCGGCGGCCCTCCTGACGGGCCGGGTGGAGGCTGATCTCATCGATGACCTGGCGGCGGAGGCCGTGCAGCTCATCCTGGATTACTGCCATATCCCGGACTTCCCCGCGGCGCTCATCCCGGTGGCCGCCGATGCGGCGGTGGCCCTCTCCCATCGGGATGAGCGGCCCGCCGCCGGCGTCTCCCAGCTGTCGGTGGGCGATACGTCCATCACCTACGGCAAGGCCGATACGGGCGATGTGCTTTCCGCTTTTGCCTCGCGCCTTCATCCCTACCGAAGGGTGGCGTGGTGATGGGATACCGGGATTTGACCGCCCTGTTCACCGATGAGGCGGACATCTTCCGCCGCAAGGCGGGCAGCGCCGGCCCCTTTACCACCGCCGATACCCTGGAAAAAGTGGCGGAAGGCATCCCCTGCAGGCTCTCCCAAAAGGGCAGGGTCAATCTGGGGGAGTCCGGCCTCGGCGAGGTCTACAATGCCGCCAACTTCCGGCTGAAGCTCTTTCTGCCCCCCGGCACCGATATCCGGCAGGGGGACAGTGTGAAGGTCCGAAGATTCGGCGGGGACGGCGCGACCCAGTTCCTCGCCGGGTTTCCCTTCACCTACGACTCCCACGTGGAGGTGCATTTGAGCTTCATCGGCAAGGCGTAGCCGGGAAACCCCGGCGGGCAATCCGCGTGCGAGGCGAGGGAATTTGCCAGAGCGGAGGTAAGGCCGGGGGCTGGGAGAACGGTGAAGGCGAAGGCCGGGGCCGGAGGTAAGGCCGAAGCGCGGAGGCTGGGAGAACGGTGAAGGCGAAGGCCGGGGCCGGAGGTAAGGCCGAAGCGCGGAGGCTGGGAGAACGGTGAAGGCGAAGGCCGGGGCCGGAGAGAAGGCCGAAGTGTGAAGGATCGAGAATGGCTGAAAGGCTGAAGAGACAGCCGAAAGGCGGGTGAATATATGGGTGCCTTGGAACAGCAGCTCTATCGGCTGCAAAAATGGAAGATGCGCGTCGACCGCGCCAGAAACGGTGTGGACGCTCTCTACAGGAGCGCCGGCGAGGCCGCTGCCGATAAGGGGCTTGCCGCCGTCCGGGCGCTCACCCCTGTTGAGACCGGCAGGCTGCAGATGGGTTGGCAAAAACGGGTCTCCCGTACGGGCAGCAGCTACCAAGTGAGTTTATTGAATGAAGTTGCTTATGCCCCCTACGTGGAATTTGGCCATCGGGCGGGCAAGAGCGGTTTCGTCCCCGGCAGGTACATGATGAGCCGGGGACGGATCGCCGCCCAGACGGCCCTCGCCATGGAAGTGGCGCGGGCGGAGGCAAAGATCCTGACCCAGGTGAAACAGTAGGCATGAGGGGGGACGGTTTTTGGTTACCGAAGTGATAAAGGCGGTGGCGAAGGCTCTGTCCGAGGGCTGGAAGCTGCCCGTTTACGGCGAACAGGTGGTGCAGGGATTCATGGAGCCCTGCTTCGCCATCCGCCTCGAGCAAAGCGGCGTGAAAAGGGAACTGCAGGGCCGCAGTCTCTGGGAGGTGGAGCTGGACGTGATGTTCTTTCCCGGAGAGGGCGGCAACGCCTCGGCCATGGCCGAGCTGCCCGCTCTGCATGGGGCGCTTAGCGAGGTGAGCTGGGAGGGTGTGCGCTATGCCCTCGCCCGTATGGATTCGGCGCTGGTGGACGGCGTGCTGCATCTCATCCTGCGCTACCCCTTCCGCGCTTTGCAGGAAAGAACCCCCGATACGGCCATGGCCTCCTTTGAGGTCACCGTGCGGCAAAGGCAGGACGAAGCGGGAAGCGCCCAGGCCGCGGACGGAGAGCGGACATGAGGCGGGGGCGGAACGCGCCTGCTGCGGCCCGCGCCGGGAGGGTGCGGGGCTGGGAGACCGGCTTGGACGCCGCGGACGGACGGATGGACGGACCGGCGGGCGAAGGGACCGGAGAAGAACGGGACCAGGAAGAACGGGACCGGGAGGAGCGGAGCCGGGGGGAACGGGACGGCGGCTCGGGCGGGTCTGCGGGCCGGTTCCTCAAAAAACACTGGCTGGAGGTTCAGCGCGGCGTTCGCCGCGATGTGCTCGAGGCCCATCTCCGGGACGGCCAGGCCTACGGCCTGACGGAGATCCGTGAGATCCTGGGTCATTTTTGGAAAGAGGTGGATTGATATGGCGGGAGGCATTTTTACCGCTTACAACAAAAAGCGTGCCGGCGTTTACATCAACATCAAGGGCGCCGCAAAGGCGGACACCGGTCTTGGGGAGAGCGGCGTTGCGGCGGTGCCGGTGGAGTGCGGGTTTGGTCCTGGCACTGTGGTGGAGCTGCAAAGC is a genomic window containing:
- a CDS encoding PBSX family phage terminase large subunit, which translates into the protein MKMGWDGPGGKAGGREKLARELEAATGRVRWVEGFREVNASTKRYRVLMGSAGSGKSMNVAQDLIGKLSNPKFAGANLLVVRKLEEANRASTLPQLIQAAKAFYGSEWHRAWSVRREPLAMTCRVTGCQILFAGMNDLRQREKIKSVAFERGKLTFIWVEEATELSEADFDILDDRLRGVLPRGLYYQITLTFNPVSASHWLKSRFFDHPDPAALVHRSNYRDNPFMDAAYHRRMEMRKKRDPEGYRVYGLGEWGGTEKMVLPHYQVRAFDRDRERFDRVVLGQDFGFNHANAILEVGMKDGGVYVMRELVLRGLDTAAIIERATAAGVPKDLAMICDSAEPDRIASWRAAGFRARPVKKGAGSVLAQLDYLRGRELVIHPQCVHLIRELAGYVWKKDPLTGALLDEPAPAPDDAIAALRYAVDEVRRGPNFTF
- a CDS encoding terminase small subunit yields the protein MNERQKIFLDAFVEGGSLPEAARAAGYSDSYAVKVLSDPLAKEYVKEHAGAALYQRALKFYAGIVSGEITEQVVVADKMDGQTIHRVLDKLPAVKDRIRAGEIILQMVGQEGDDGGAGDAGLPAVDYDGGIAAEEPRPPEQPESENAGLDRDG
- a CDS encoding N4-gp56 family major capsid protein, translating into MAVNYATKYAGAVDERFRLSALTTPAVNDSFDWTGAKTVQVYSIPTVAMSDYSRTGTARYGTPSELDNTLQELTLAKDRGFAFIIDRGNYNDTAMTNAAGEALQRQVEEVVIPEIDTYRLSKMAAGTGTTKTETVTSSNAYDLFLEACGTLSDNKVPLEGRVAFVNPAFYKAIKQDGSFVKGSDMAHEMLSHGVVGMVDGVSLIQVPTSYMPEGTTLIMAHPLCTTAPVKLADYKIHDNPPGINGWLIEGRVYYDAFVLTSKKKGIYIVKNAAAQQPSGDA
- a CDS encoding head-tail connector protein — encoded protein: MTKDEAVVAAAALLTGRVEADLIDDLAAEAVQLILDYCHIPDFPAALIPVAADAAVALSHRDERPAAGVSQLSVGDTSITYGKADTGDVLSAFASRLHPYRRVAW
- a CDS encoding HK97 gp10 family phage protein; translated protein: MGALEQQLYRLQKWKMRVDRARNGVDALYRSAGEAAADKGLAAVRALTPVETGRLQMGWQKRVSRTGSSYQVSLLNEVAYAPYVEFGHRAGKSGFVPGRYMMSRGRIAAQTALAMEVARAEAKILTQVKQ
- a CDS encoding phage portal protein yields the protein MFLSQTDVVQAALEAHAPMSLEQILLTEIREFEGSAKRRFMLQGMAYYRGENDILLKHRTGIGEDGYETVIQNLANNRIAHGFIQKLVDQKKDYLLSRPISIDCRDPHQQRHLTDFFDREFMRVLKNVGASAVVEGEAYLQVFYDPEGRLRTMLIPASQVIPFFEDEDGELGGLIRFYDLEGYEGRHKILQRKVEYWHRDGVDRYREEGGRLILEGREGHFTVEGKPACFGRVPFVVFRYNALGRPLIANLKALVDEYDKRVSQRADSLEDLPNSVYVLKNFDGENLGEFRKNLMSYRAVKVSGDGGVDTLSLPGDGDSLEDHLKRLRKDIYEFGRGVDTQSERFGASPSGVALKFLYADLDMDASEMESEFQAALHRLLWFVNFHIRTCFGEDFDGKPVEFVLNRDILINETDAIDNCVKSVGILSERTILANHPWVVQVELEEARKLEDEAKAGEAEREGPGAEKPGDGETMNRKKAGAKGPGGAAGEAGTGAGKKAGAKPGAGDTMNRKKAGATDGAESKDGTEAGKKGEAKPGDVCTEYLAPGRRLRPRPKGTVPYSGITGTDPFLSGFHKRLI
- a CDS encoding phage tail terminator family protein, whose protein sequence is MVTEVIKAVAKALSEGWKLPVYGEQVVQGFMEPCFAIRLEQSGVKRELQGRSLWEVELDVMFFPGEGGNASAMAELPALHGALSEVSWEGVRYALARMDSALVDGVLHLILRYPFRALQERTPDTAMASFEVTVRQRQDEAGSAQAADGERT